A single region of the Apodemus sylvaticus chromosome 7, mApoSyl1.1, whole genome shotgun sequence genome encodes:
- the Taf1d gene encoding TATA box-binding protein-associated factor RNA polymerase I subunit D: protein MAQSGVNSVDCVELDRAEDTGNQSDDSSDSLFKTQCVPSPAQTPRPPTVKCVPSPTSVETDSSSDSSLEPRPLTLKAIFERFKKKKRKKRKKRKYKPRLRPRGRPSGTKNTRKSQIDAKQIKDKRAVFPFLDSENGRKPLPWKKILTYEQAVARGFFHHIEKLKYEHHLKECLKQMHAGEDLDKEDLDSRRHKYMDDEGSLSPIEEPLGLEGSEEEATNPQSECDIKLVEDSCFIVSSDFSRKRNLEQEKIKLRKNLHSLKKPKMPHTEITEGPGKEMST, encoded by the exons ATGGCTCAATCAGGAGTGAATTCTGTTGACTGTGTGGAATTGGATAGAGCTGAAGATACTGGAAACCAAAG tgATGACTCATCTGATAGCTTATTTAAAACTCAGTGTGTTCCTTCACCTGCACAAACGCCAAGACCCCCCACTGTGAAGTGTGTTCCTTCACCTACAAGTGTTGAAACAGATTCATCAAGCGACTCTTCGCTAGAACCAAGACCCTTGACTTTAAAGGCTATTTTTGAgagatttaagaaaaagaaacggaaaaagaggaaaaagagaaaatataagccAAGATTAAGACCAAGAGGAAGACCATCTGGAACAAAGAACACTAGAAAGTCAcagatagatgcaaaacaaattaaagacaaaaGAGCTGTGTTTCCATTCTTAGATtctgaaaatggaagaaaacctttACCTTGGAAGAAAATTTTAACATATGAG CAAGCTGTTGCAAGAGGATTTTTTCACCACATTGAAAAACTCAAGTATGAACACCACCTTAAGGAATGCTTGAAGCAGATGCATGCTGGGGAAGATTTAGATAAGGAAGACCTTGATAGCCGCAGACACAAGTACATGGATGATGAAGGCTCACTTTCTCCTATTGAAGAGCCATTGGGTCTTGAAGG ATCTGAAGAAGAAGCAACAAATCCTCAATCTGAATGTGATATCAAGTTGGTT GAAGACAGTTGCTTCATAGTAAGTTCAGACTTCTCGCGGAAGAGAAACTTAGAACAAGAGAagattaaattaagaaaaaatttacaTTCACTAAAAAAGCCAAAGATGCCACACACCGAGATCACAGAAGGACCTGGAAAGGAGATGAGCACGTGA